In Acanthopagrus latus isolate v.2019 chromosome 16, fAcaLat1.1, whole genome shotgun sequence, one DNA window encodes the following:
- the loxl3b gene encoding lysyl oxidase homolog 3B isoform X1 — protein MEKSRRRHQFAFSLLFGFWLTCCLAQTTPSSRATPTPTSAPTPAPTPSPSPSPKPLTDRLKVRLAGYPRKHNEGRVELFYKGEWGTICDDDFSITNANVLCRQLGFVSATGWTHSAKYGKGQGKIWLDNVMCGGGEKSIEFCKSRGWGNSDCTHDEDAGVVCKDERIPGFVDPNVIDAHVDENKVEEVRLRPVVAVAKKRLPISEGVVEVKYKDGWAQICDVGWSIKNTRVVCGMLGFPHERKVNKNFYKRLKKRAAEKVSRPKVNVSAGGRPTSKAKANSKSKQSSPGKRLYLERQKNHFHIHSVACLGTEVHLAACPLEFNKPNATSTCDGGMAAVVSCMPGPLFMQNSGLKKKLKTSRNVRLKGGAKLGEGRVEVLKDNEWGTVCDDRWNLQSASVVCRELGFGSAKEALTGARMGQGMGPIYMNEVKCVGQEKSIWNCPFKNITSEDCQHMEDAAVRCNVPYMGFENSIRLTGGRTRYEGRVEVLGSDSNGTQSWGLICGESWSPKEAMVACRQLGLGYANQGLQETWYWDSSNVTEMVMSGVKCTGTEMSLSQCQHHKTVSCQKSAAKFSAGVICSDTASDLVLNAPLVQQTVYIEDRPLHMLYCAAEEDCLSKSAAKANWPYGHRRLLRFSSQIHNIGRADFKPKAGRHSWVWHACHGHYHSMDIFTHYDLLNANGTKVAEGHKASFCLEDTDCQEGVSKRYECANFGDQGITVGCWDLYRHDIDCQWIDITDVRPGNYILQIVINPNQEVAESDFTNNGMKCNCKYDGHRIWLHNCHIGDAFSEEAERRFDKYPGQLNNQVS, from the exons ATGGAGAAGTCAAGACGCAGGCATCAGTTTGCATTCAGCCTTCTGTTTGGGTTCTGGTTAACTTGCTGTCTGGCCCAGACGACACCGTCAAGCAGAGCCACGCCGACTCCCACATCGGCACCCACGCCGGCACCCACACCGTCCCCGTCCCCGTCCCCCAAGCCACTGACCGATCGGCTAAAGGTCAGACTGGCTGGATACCCTCGAAAACACAACGAGGGTCGGGTCGAACTTTTCTACAAGGGAGAGTGGGGAACCATCTGTGACGACGACTTCTCGATAACCAACGCCAACGTGCTCTGTCGCCAACTGGGCTTCGTCTCAGCCACGGGGTGGACGCACAGCGCCAAATATGGCAAGGGCCAAG GGAAAATCTGGCTGGACAACGTGATGTGTGGCGGAGGCGAGAAGAGCATTGAATTCTGCAAGTCCCGCGGCTGGGGCAACAGCGACTGCACCCACGACGAGGACGCCGGCGTCGTGTGCAAAGACGAGAGGATCCCCGGCTTTGTGGACCCAAATGTTATCGAC GCTCACGTCGATGAAAACAAGGTAGAGGAGGTGCGTCTCCGGCCCGTGGTCGCCGTGGCCAAGAAGAGGCTGCCCATCTCGGAGGGCGTCGTGGAGGTGAAATACAAAGACGGCTGGGCGCAGATCTGCGACGTGGGATGGTCCATCAAAAACACACGCGTGGTCTGCGGCATGCTGGGATTCCCCCATGAGAGGAAAGTCAACAAGAACTTCTACAA ACGTCTGAAAAAGCGAGCGGCTGAGAAGGTCTCCAGGCCAAAGGTTAATGTCTCAGCCGGTGGAAG GCCGACTTCCAAAGCTAAAGCTAACTCTAAGTCTAAACAGAGCAGCCCTGGCAAAAG ATTATATTTGGAGCGTCAGAAGAACCACTTCCACATTCACTCTGTGGCGTGTTTGGGCACAGAGGTCCACCTGGCAGCCTGCCCCCTGGAGTTCAACAAGCCAAACGCCACATCCACCTGCGATGGCGGCATGGCGGCCGTCGTCAGCTGCATGCCGGGGCCGCTCTTCATGCAGAACAGTGGCCTGAAGAAGAAACTTAAAACTTCG AGAAACGTGAGGCTGAAGGGAGGTGCCAAGCTGGGCGAGGGCCGGGTGGAGGTGCTGAAAGACAACGAGTGGGGGACGGTGTGCGACGACCGCTGGAACCTGCAGTCGGCCAGCGTTGTCTGCAGGGAGCTCGGCTTCGGCAGCGCCAAGGAGGCTCTCACCGGGGCCCGCATGGGCCAAG GAATGGGTCCGATCTACATGAACGAGGTGAAGTGCGTCGGCCAGGAGAAGTCCATCTggaactgcccctttaaaaacatcaccTCAGAGGACTGTCAGCACATGGAGGACGCCGCCGTGCGCTGCAATGTGCCCTACATGGGCTTCGAGAACTCG ATCCGACTCACCGGAGGACGGACCCGTTACGAGGGCCGCGTGGAGGTGCTGGGCTCAGACTCTAACGGGACGCAGAGCTGGGGTCTGATCTGTGGAGAGAGCTGGAGCCCCAAGGAGGCCATGGTGGCCTGCAGGCAGCTGGGCCTGGGCTACGCTAACCAGGGCCTGCAA GAAACGTGGTACTGGGACAGCAGTAATGTGACGGAGATGGTGATGAGCGGCGTGAAGTGCACGGGGACCGAGATGTCTCTGAGCCAGTGCCAACATCACAAAACGGTCAGCTGCCAGAAGTCGGCTGCAAAGTTTTCAGCCGGAGTCATCTGCTCCGACA CGGCCTCTGACCTGGTCCTGAACGCCCCTCTGGTCCAGCAGACGGTTTACATCGAGGATCGTCCCCTGCACATGCTCtactgtgctgcagaggaggacTGTCTGTCCAAATCTGCAGCCAAGGCCAACTGGCCCTACGGACACCGCCGGCTGCTCCGCTTCTCCTCCCAGATCCACAACATCGGCCGGGCCGACTTCAAGCCGAAGGCCGGGAGGCACTCGTGGGTTTGGCACGCCTGTCACGG TCACTACCACAGCATGGACATCTTCACCCACTACGATCTTCTGAACGCCAACGGGACCAAAGTGGCCGAGGGACACAAAGCCAGTTTCTGTCTGGAGGACACAGACTGTCAGGAGG GTGTTTCTAAGCGGTACGAGTGTGCCAACTTTGGTGATCAGGGCATCACTGTGGGCTGCTGGGATTTGTACCGTCACGACATCGACTGCCAGTGGATCGACATCACTGACGTCAGACCTGGAAACTACATCCTGCAG ATCGTGATCAATCCAAATCAGGAGGTGGCCGAGAGCGACTTCACCAACAACGGCATGAAATGCAACTGCAAATATGACGGACATCGAATCTGGCTCCATAACTGCCACATCG GTGATGCATTcagtgaggaggcagagagaagatTTGACAAATACCCCGGGCAGCTGAATAACCAAGTTTCTTAa
- the mrps26 gene encoding 28S ribosomal protein S26, mitochondrial isoform X1 — protein MFQVIGGRSVQAARLLAPRSAVLVEAVRGRKSRNDPVAKSKLGRIKTPPPVDPVEMVVLKERYSQYQLIMRALRLEFKEEVLRKKYEEETGSLAEERARLEAEEHHALMAWNNEENLRLLKLRTLRIQKEKEEAERKKLEAIIKHEQEQQEFLKVKEREILQLQEDAKNFITLENMDQRIEEALDNPKNYNFAIDKEGRVVKQTVLQ, from the exons ATGTTCCAGGTGATCGGCGGCAGGAGCGTCCAGGCGGCCCGGCTCCTCGCACCCAGGAGCGCCGTTCTTGTGGAGGCTGTCCGGGGCAGAAAGTCCCGCAACGACCCGGTGGCCAAGTCCAAACTGGGACGAATCAAAACGCCTCCTCCGGTCGATCCGGTGGAGATGGTCGTGCTGAAGGAGAGATACTCGCAGTACCAGCTGATCATGAGGGCGCTTCG CCTGGAGTTTAAAGAGGAGGTGCTCCGAAAGAAGTACGAGGAGGAGACGGGCTCCCTGGCCGAGGAGAGGGCGAGGCTGGAAGCGGAGGAGCATCACGCCCTCATGGCGTGGAACAACGAGGAGAATCTCCGCTTGCTCAAACTCAG GACGCTGAGGATccagaaggaaaaggaggaagcagAGCGCAAGAAGCTGGAAGCCATCATCAAGCATGAACAAGAACAGCAAGAATTCCTCAAAGTAAAGGAGAGGGAaattctgcagctgcag GAGGATGCCAAGAACTTCATCACCTTGGAGAACATGGATCAGCGAATAGAAGAAGCTCTGGACAATCCAAAGAATTACAACTTTGCCATTGACAAAGAAGGACGAGTTGTGAAACAGACGGTGCTGCAGTGA
- the loxl3b gene encoding lysyl oxidase homolog 3B isoform X3 — translation MEKSRRRHQFAFSLLFGFWLTCCLAQTTPSSRATPTPTSAPTPAPTPSPSPSPKPLTDRLKVRLAGYPRKHNEGRVELFYKGEWGTICDDDFSITNANVLCRQLGFVSATGWTHSAKYGKGQGKIWLDNVMCGGGEKSIEFCKSRGWGNSDCTHDEDAGVVCKDERIPGFVDPNVIDAHVDENKVEEVRLRPVVAVAKKRLPISEGVVEVKYKDGWAQICDVGWSIKNTRVVCGMLGFPHERKVNKNFYKLYLERQKNHFHIHSVACLGTEVHLAACPLEFNKPNATSTCDGGMAAVVSCMPGPLFMQNSGLKKKLKTSRNVRLKGGAKLGEGRVEVLKDNEWGTVCDDRWNLQSASVVCRELGFGSAKEALTGARMGQGMGPIYMNEVKCVGQEKSIWNCPFKNITSEDCQHMEDAAVRCNVPYMGFENSIRLTGGRTRYEGRVEVLGSDSNGTQSWGLICGESWSPKEAMVACRQLGLGYANQGLQETWYWDSSNVTEMVMSGVKCTGTEMSLSQCQHHKTVSCQKSAAKFSAGVICSDTASDLVLNAPLVQQTVYIEDRPLHMLYCAAEEDCLSKSAAKANWPYGHRRLLRFSSQIHNIGRADFKPKAGRHSWVWHACHGHYHSMDIFTHYDLLNANGTKVAEGHKASFCLEDTDCQEGVSKRYECANFGDQGITVGCWDLYRHDIDCQWIDITDVRPGNYILQIVINPNQEVAESDFTNNGMKCNCKYDGHRIWLHNCHIGDAFSEEAERRFDKYPGQLNNQVS, via the exons ATGGAGAAGTCAAGACGCAGGCATCAGTTTGCATTCAGCCTTCTGTTTGGGTTCTGGTTAACTTGCTGTCTGGCCCAGACGACACCGTCAAGCAGAGCCACGCCGACTCCCACATCGGCACCCACGCCGGCACCCACACCGTCCCCGTCCCCGTCCCCCAAGCCACTGACCGATCGGCTAAAGGTCAGACTGGCTGGATACCCTCGAAAACACAACGAGGGTCGGGTCGAACTTTTCTACAAGGGAGAGTGGGGAACCATCTGTGACGACGACTTCTCGATAACCAACGCCAACGTGCTCTGTCGCCAACTGGGCTTCGTCTCAGCCACGGGGTGGACGCACAGCGCCAAATATGGCAAGGGCCAAG GGAAAATCTGGCTGGACAACGTGATGTGTGGCGGAGGCGAGAAGAGCATTGAATTCTGCAAGTCCCGCGGCTGGGGCAACAGCGACTGCACCCACGACGAGGACGCCGGCGTCGTGTGCAAAGACGAGAGGATCCCCGGCTTTGTGGACCCAAATGTTATCGAC GCTCACGTCGATGAAAACAAGGTAGAGGAGGTGCGTCTCCGGCCCGTGGTCGCCGTGGCCAAGAAGAGGCTGCCCATCTCGGAGGGCGTCGTGGAGGTGAAATACAAAGACGGCTGGGCGCAGATCTGCGACGTGGGATGGTCCATCAAAAACACACGCGTGGTCTGCGGCATGCTGGGATTCCCCCATGAGAGGAAAGTCAACAAGAACTTCTACAA ATTATATTTGGAGCGTCAGAAGAACCACTTCCACATTCACTCTGTGGCGTGTTTGGGCACAGAGGTCCACCTGGCAGCCTGCCCCCTGGAGTTCAACAAGCCAAACGCCACATCCACCTGCGATGGCGGCATGGCGGCCGTCGTCAGCTGCATGCCGGGGCCGCTCTTCATGCAGAACAGTGGCCTGAAGAAGAAACTTAAAACTTCG AGAAACGTGAGGCTGAAGGGAGGTGCCAAGCTGGGCGAGGGCCGGGTGGAGGTGCTGAAAGACAACGAGTGGGGGACGGTGTGCGACGACCGCTGGAACCTGCAGTCGGCCAGCGTTGTCTGCAGGGAGCTCGGCTTCGGCAGCGCCAAGGAGGCTCTCACCGGGGCCCGCATGGGCCAAG GAATGGGTCCGATCTACATGAACGAGGTGAAGTGCGTCGGCCAGGAGAAGTCCATCTggaactgcccctttaaaaacatcaccTCAGAGGACTGTCAGCACATGGAGGACGCCGCCGTGCGCTGCAATGTGCCCTACATGGGCTTCGAGAACTCG ATCCGACTCACCGGAGGACGGACCCGTTACGAGGGCCGCGTGGAGGTGCTGGGCTCAGACTCTAACGGGACGCAGAGCTGGGGTCTGATCTGTGGAGAGAGCTGGAGCCCCAAGGAGGCCATGGTGGCCTGCAGGCAGCTGGGCCTGGGCTACGCTAACCAGGGCCTGCAA GAAACGTGGTACTGGGACAGCAGTAATGTGACGGAGATGGTGATGAGCGGCGTGAAGTGCACGGGGACCGAGATGTCTCTGAGCCAGTGCCAACATCACAAAACGGTCAGCTGCCAGAAGTCGGCTGCAAAGTTTTCAGCCGGAGTCATCTGCTCCGACA CGGCCTCTGACCTGGTCCTGAACGCCCCTCTGGTCCAGCAGACGGTTTACATCGAGGATCGTCCCCTGCACATGCTCtactgtgctgcagaggaggacTGTCTGTCCAAATCTGCAGCCAAGGCCAACTGGCCCTACGGACACCGCCGGCTGCTCCGCTTCTCCTCCCAGATCCACAACATCGGCCGGGCCGACTTCAAGCCGAAGGCCGGGAGGCACTCGTGGGTTTGGCACGCCTGTCACGG TCACTACCACAGCATGGACATCTTCACCCACTACGATCTTCTGAACGCCAACGGGACCAAAGTGGCCGAGGGACACAAAGCCAGTTTCTGTCTGGAGGACACAGACTGTCAGGAGG GTGTTTCTAAGCGGTACGAGTGTGCCAACTTTGGTGATCAGGGCATCACTGTGGGCTGCTGGGATTTGTACCGTCACGACATCGACTGCCAGTGGATCGACATCACTGACGTCAGACCTGGAAACTACATCCTGCAG ATCGTGATCAATCCAAATCAGGAGGTGGCCGAGAGCGACTTCACCAACAACGGCATGAAATGCAACTGCAAATATGACGGACATCGAATCTGGCTCCATAACTGCCACATCG GTGATGCATTcagtgaggaggcagagagaagatTTGACAAATACCCCGGGCAGCTGAATAACCAAGTTTCTTAa
- the mrps26 gene encoding 28S ribosomal protein S26, mitochondrial isoform X2: MVVLKERYSQYQLIMRALRLEFKEEVLRKKYEEETGSLAEERARLEAEEHHALMAWNNEENLRLLKLRTLRIQKEKEEAERKKLEAIIKHEQEQQEFLKVKEREILQLQEDAKNFITLENMDQRIEEALDNPKNYNFAIDKEGRVVKQTVLQ, translated from the exons ATGGTCGTGCTGAAGGAGAGATACTCGCAGTACCAGCTGATCATGAGGGCGCTTCG CCTGGAGTTTAAAGAGGAGGTGCTCCGAAAGAAGTACGAGGAGGAGACGGGCTCCCTGGCCGAGGAGAGGGCGAGGCTGGAAGCGGAGGAGCATCACGCCCTCATGGCGTGGAACAACGAGGAGAATCTCCGCTTGCTCAAACTCAG GACGCTGAGGATccagaaggaaaaggaggaagcagAGCGCAAGAAGCTGGAAGCCATCATCAAGCATGAACAAGAACAGCAAGAATTCCTCAAAGTAAAGGAGAGGGAaattctgcagctgcag GAGGATGCCAAGAACTTCATCACCTTGGAGAACATGGATCAGCGAATAGAAGAAGCTCTGGACAATCCAAAGAATTACAACTTTGCCATTGACAAAGAAGGACGAGTTGTGAAACAGACGGTGCTGCAGTGA
- the loxl3b gene encoding lysyl oxidase homolog 3B isoform X2 has translation MEKSRRRHQFAFSLLFGFWLTCCLAQTTPSSRATPTPTSAPTPAPTPSPSPSPKPLTDRLKVRLAGYPRKHNEGRVELFYKGEWGTICDDDFSITNANVLCRQLGFVSATGWTHSAKYGKGQGKIWLDNVMCGGGEKSIEFCKSRGWGNSDCTHDEDAGVVCKDERIPGFVDPNVIDAHVDENKVEEVRLRPVVAVAKKRLPISEGVVEVKYKDGWAQICDVGWSIKNTRVVCGMLGFPHERKVNKNFYKPTSKAKANSKSKQSSPGKRLYLERQKNHFHIHSVACLGTEVHLAACPLEFNKPNATSTCDGGMAAVVSCMPGPLFMQNSGLKKKLKTSRNVRLKGGAKLGEGRVEVLKDNEWGTVCDDRWNLQSASVVCRELGFGSAKEALTGARMGQGMGPIYMNEVKCVGQEKSIWNCPFKNITSEDCQHMEDAAVRCNVPYMGFENSIRLTGGRTRYEGRVEVLGSDSNGTQSWGLICGESWSPKEAMVACRQLGLGYANQGLQETWYWDSSNVTEMVMSGVKCTGTEMSLSQCQHHKTVSCQKSAAKFSAGVICSDTASDLVLNAPLVQQTVYIEDRPLHMLYCAAEEDCLSKSAAKANWPYGHRRLLRFSSQIHNIGRADFKPKAGRHSWVWHACHGHYHSMDIFTHYDLLNANGTKVAEGHKASFCLEDTDCQEGVSKRYECANFGDQGITVGCWDLYRHDIDCQWIDITDVRPGNYILQIVINPNQEVAESDFTNNGMKCNCKYDGHRIWLHNCHIGDAFSEEAERRFDKYPGQLNNQVS, from the exons ATGGAGAAGTCAAGACGCAGGCATCAGTTTGCATTCAGCCTTCTGTTTGGGTTCTGGTTAACTTGCTGTCTGGCCCAGACGACACCGTCAAGCAGAGCCACGCCGACTCCCACATCGGCACCCACGCCGGCACCCACACCGTCCCCGTCCCCGTCCCCCAAGCCACTGACCGATCGGCTAAAGGTCAGACTGGCTGGATACCCTCGAAAACACAACGAGGGTCGGGTCGAACTTTTCTACAAGGGAGAGTGGGGAACCATCTGTGACGACGACTTCTCGATAACCAACGCCAACGTGCTCTGTCGCCAACTGGGCTTCGTCTCAGCCACGGGGTGGACGCACAGCGCCAAATATGGCAAGGGCCAAG GGAAAATCTGGCTGGACAACGTGATGTGTGGCGGAGGCGAGAAGAGCATTGAATTCTGCAAGTCCCGCGGCTGGGGCAACAGCGACTGCACCCACGACGAGGACGCCGGCGTCGTGTGCAAAGACGAGAGGATCCCCGGCTTTGTGGACCCAAATGTTATCGAC GCTCACGTCGATGAAAACAAGGTAGAGGAGGTGCGTCTCCGGCCCGTGGTCGCCGTGGCCAAGAAGAGGCTGCCCATCTCGGAGGGCGTCGTGGAGGTGAAATACAAAGACGGCTGGGCGCAGATCTGCGACGTGGGATGGTCCATCAAAAACACACGCGTGGTCTGCGGCATGCTGGGATTCCCCCATGAGAGGAAAGTCAACAAGAACTTCTACAA GCCGACTTCCAAAGCTAAAGCTAACTCTAAGTCTAAACAGAGCAGCCCTGGCAAAAG ATTATATTTGGAGCGTCAGAAGAACCACTTCCACATTCACTCTGTGGCGTGTTTGGGCACAGAGGTCCACCTGGCAGCCTGCCCCCTGGAGTTCAACAAGCCAAACGCCACATCCACCTGCGATGGCGGCATGGCGGCCGTCGTCAGCTGCATGCCGGGGCCGCTCTTCATGCAGAACAGTGGCCTGAAGAAGAAACTTAAAACTTCG AGAAACGTGAGGCTGAAGGGAGGTGCCAAGCTGGGCGAGGGCCGGGTGGAGGTGCTGAAAGACAACGAGTGGGGGACGGTGTGCGACGACCGCTGGAACCTGCAGTCGGCCAGCGTTGTCTGCAGGGAGCTCGGCTTCGGCAGCGCCAAGGAGGCTCTCACCGGGGCCCGCATGGGCCAAG GAATGGGTCCGATCTACATGAACGAGGTGAAGTGCGTCGGCCAGGAGAAGTCCATCTggaactgcccctttaaaaacatcaccTCAGAGGACTGTCAGCACATGGAGGACGCCGCCGTGCGCTGCAATGTGCCCTACATGGGCTTCGAGAACTCG ATCCGACTCACCGGAGGACGGACCCGTTACGAGGGCCGCGTGGAGGTGCTGGGCTCAGACTCTAACGGGACGCAGAGCTGGGGTCTGATCTGTGGAGAGAGCTGGAGCCCCAAGGAGGCCATGGTGGCCTGCAGGCAGCTGGGCCTGGGCTACGCTAACCAGGGCCTGCAA GAAACGTGGTACTGGGACAGCAGTAATGTGACGGAGATGGTGATGAGCGGCGTGAAGTGCACGGGGACCGAGATGTCTCTGAGCCAGTGCCAACATCACAAAACGGTCAGCTGCCAGAAGTCGGCTGCAAAGTTTTCAGCCGGAGTCATCTGCTCCGACA CGGCCTCTGACCTGGTCCTGAACGCCCCTCTGGTCCAGCAGACGGTTTACATCGAGGATCGTCCCCTGCACATGCTCtactgtgctgcagaggaggacTGTCTGTCCAAATCTGCAGCCAAGGCCAACTGGCCCTACGGACACCGCCGGCTGCTCCGCTTCTCCTCCCAGATCCACAACATCGGCCGGGCCGACTTCAAGCCGAAGGCCGGGAGGCACTCGTGGGTTTGGCACGCCTGTCACGG TCACTACCACAGCATGGACATCTTCACCCACTACGATCTTCTGAACGCCAACGGGACCAAAGTGGCCGAGGGACACAAAGCCAGTTTCTGTCTGGAGGACACAGACTGTCAGGAGG GTGTTTCTAAGCGGTACGAGTGTGCCAACTTTGGTGATCAGGGCATCACTGTGGGCTGCTGGGATTTGTACCGTCACGACATCGACTGCCAGTGGATCGACATCACTGACGTCAGACCTGGAAACTACATCCTGCAG ATCGTGATCAATCCAAATCAGGAGGTGGCCGAGAGCGACTTCACCAACAACGGCATGAAATGCAACTGCAAATATGACGGACATCGAATCTGGCTCCATAACTGCCACATCG GTGATGCATTcagtgaggaggcagagagaagatTTGACAAATACCCCGGGCAGCTGAATAACCAAGTTTCTTAa